A region of Anticarsia gemmatalis isolate Benzon Research Colony breed Stoneville strain chromosome 10, ilAntGemm2 primary, whole genome shotgun sequence DNA encodes the following proteins:
- the LOC142976310 gene encoding protein FMC1 homolog, producing MASISTKPALATLRQLLSELRKQSSTKKLADNQMVQYILSQYRKYQTTDQQLCKAIDEMHFKAKTYCDYLQQSRRYKEINTEFKGKGERTVEETARMVGFKLPHDPKP from the coding sequence ATGGCGTCGATATCCACAAAACCGGCACTAGCCACATTGAGGCAGTTGCTCTCAGAGTTACGTAAACAGAGTTCTACTAAGAAACTCGCAGATAACCAAATGGTGCAGTACATTCTCAGTCAATATAGGAAATATCAGACTACTGACCAACAGCTTTGCAAAGCAATTGACGAGATGCACTTCAAAGCAAAAACATACTGCGATTACCTCCAGCAATCAAGACGTTACAAGGAGATTAATACCGAGTTTAAGGGAAAGGGGGAAAGGACCGTTGAGGAAACCGCAAGAATGGTCGGTTTTAAGTTACCGCATGACCCTAAACCATGA
- the LOC142975894 gene encoding SRR1-like protein translates to MSNPNFDSDGFQKVKSKRSSKNKPTKIPAKETHFDNQNIIIDVEKVIQRIRSSVDDLRLSDYLEGFLKSVSSLLDGRSVVEIVCLGLGHISECNISRYQLALLLCLKEHCNPQKVLTHDPIFYKGECEVLNKLGLEVITENNEGGYVISGKGPTIVYLPHCPKQLTNNFLWSNWGPNLENCVLICNSFGSLIDNQPSRILSETVPYIYKIFPNTTEHSLDNNFKFTDIFNDTSIHQFSKKNLEKVDSDFWKKGSKPSYENTEEFITSLMVQKLNI, encoded by the exons ATGTCAAATCCTAACTTCGACAGTGATGGGtttcaaaaagtaaaatcaaaGCGTTCTTCAAAAAATAAACCTACGAAAATACCTGCAAAAGAAACGCACTTTGATAAccagaatataataatagacGTTGAAAAAGTTATTCA ACGAATTCGCAGTTCAGTGGATGATTTACGATTGTCTGACTATCTTGAAGGCTTCCTAAAATCTGTGAGTAGTTTATTAGACGGTAGAAGTGTCGTAGAAATAGTATGTCTTGGGCTCGGACATATTTCCGAATGTAATATTTCTAGATACCAGTTAGCTCTCTTGCTCTGCCTGAAAGAACATTGTAACCCTCAAAAAGTGCTCACACATGACCCTATATTCTATAAAGGTGAATGTGAAGTATTAAACAAGCTTGGCCTTGAAGTAATTACTGAAAACAATGAAGGTGGTTATGTAATTTCTGGGAAAGGTCCCACTATTGTTTATTTACCTCATTGCCCAAAACAATTGACTAATAATTTCCTTTGGAGCAACTGGGGTCCTAATTTAGAGAACTGTGTACTTATTTGTAACAGTTTTGGTTCTTTAATTGACAATCAGCCAAGTAGAATTCTATCAGAAACAGTGccttacatttataaaatatttccaaatacAACTGAACATAGTTTAGACAACAACTTTAAATTCACAGACATTTTTAATGATACTTCTATTCAccagttttctaaaaaaaatttagaaaaagttGATAGTGATTTCTGGAAGAAAGGCAGCAAGCCTAGCTATGAAAACACTGAAGAGTTCATAACATCTCTTATGGTACAGAAGTTgaacatttaa